A genomic stretch from Deinococcus aquiradiocola includes:
- a CDS encoding ParA family protein has product MASLKGGVGKTTTAIHIAAHLALAGQRVLLADGDRIRTATAWARGGNLPFPVLPITALARGVSQYDAVVMDTEGGVENGKLVEYAQSSDLIVLPTSPDINGLDGASQTAEVLRAGGVPSTQSAALLTMVRPGGMKDINARRGLQEMGLPVLKASVRISEAFRDASNGAVLVRDVKSDVAPKCWRDYQDVTAELIARITGRIA; this is encoded by the coding sequence GTGGCCAGCCTGAAGGGCGGGGTGGGCAAGACCACGACCGCCATCCACATCGCCGCTCACCTGGCCCTGGCCGGCCAGCGGGTTCTGCTGGCCGACGGTGACCGCATCCGGACCGCGACCGCCTGGGCACGCGGAGGGAACCTGCCGTTCCCGGTCCTGCCGATCACGGCGCTCGCCCGCGGCGTCAGTCAGTACGACGCCGTCGTCATGGATACCGAGGGCGGCGTGGAGAACGGCAAGCTCGTCGAATACGCGCAGTCGAGCGACCTGATCGTGCTGCCCACCAGCCCCGACATCAACGGCCTGGACGGCGCCTCGCAGACGGCCGAGGTCCTGCGTGCGGGCGGCGTGCCGAGCACGCAGTCGGCAGCGCTGCTGACCATGGTGCGGCCCGGCGGCATGAAGGACATCAACGCGCGGCGCGGCCTGCAGGAGATGGGCCTGCCGGTGCTGAAGGCCAGCGTACGGATCAGCGAGGCGTTCCGGGACGCGTCGAACGGTGCGGTGCTGGTGCGGGACGTGAAGAGCGACGTCGCCCCGAAATGCTGGCGTGACTATCAGGACGTGACGGCCGAACTCATCGCCAGGATCACGGGGAGGATCGCATGA